In one Hypomesus transpacificus isolate Combined female chromosome 18, fHypTra1, whole genome shotgun sequence genomic region, the following are encoded:
- the magi3a gene encoding membrane-associated guanylate kinase, WW and PDZ domain-containing protein 3a isoform X2 — protein MSKTLKKKKHWSGKVQECDVSWGNAGEFGTVVEVGGGAELGEFPYLGQVIADAMVCHAGRFPCTGDVLLEVNGTPVSGLTNRDTLAVIRHFREPIRLKTVKPGKVLNTDLRHYLSLQFQKGSLDHKLQQVIRDNLYLRTIPCTTRQPREGEVPGVDYNFITVEEFRVLEESGILLESGTYDGNYYGTPKPPAEPSPVQPDLVDQVLFDDEFDTEVQRKRTTSVSKMDRTDSAAAPEEEEDEERPSLVNGLTELKDKAEWRKAVPSYNQSSSAMDFRSWNSLPRDEGQEPLPKSWEMAYTETGMVYFIDHNTKTTTWLDPRLAKKAKPPEKCEDGELPYGWEKIEDPQYGTYYVDHINQKTQFENPVLEAKRKMSQDTTTPGQQGTPTPSEESGGGVRGFTRDPAQLQGSMLRAALRKSPQGFGFTIIGGDRPDEFLQVKNVLRDGPAAHDNKMASGDVIVDINGMCVLGKTHADVVQMFQSIPINQYVDMVLCRGYPLPEDTSGSEEGQGEAISPPLEPSPSASTPHDLHYTSPDGTLPRQTATVPPMTNGGRQHQHQQPEGPDPTLLQPELVGVPLVKGPGGFGFAIADCPLGQKVKMILDAQWCRGLLKGDVIKEINRQNVQTLSHAQVVDILKDLPVGSEVNVLVLRGGQTSPVKSLKPCTAPMSHSQPQPQPQPRQELTTSTETLSPSEPQPLPFPSSTLRSVSPKPDPSELYLKSKAMLDSKPPNTKDLDVFIKRNQESGFGFRVLGGEGPDQPVYIGAIVPLGAAEKDGRLRAGDELLCIDGVPVKGKSHKQVLELMTNAARNGQVMLTVRRKLTHPEGGGEEEGAQPQKAAPTLVNSSPKIPRLEGSSAPQQECYDVTLQRKDNEGFGFVILTSKNKPPPGVIPHKIGRIIEGSPTERSGRLNVGDRISAVNGRSIMELSHNDIVQLIKEAGNTVTLTVVPEDENSGPPSGTSSAKQSPSTQHRAVGQQPANHSDRNGNSEEKKNGVGWPEYRSLPHGEMGTLITSGPKQGCFVVELERGSRGFGFSLRGGKEYNMGLFILRLAEEGPAFKDGRIQVGDQIVEINSEPTQGITHTRAIELIQAGGTKVLLLLKPGQGLVPDHSMKEKANISPSSVPRLPALDEQSSPASPSSVSFSTSQPSPSSTNTTAPEDPANLDTAAASREPPREYAGQPIRPAGQQPHSHHKRPTSPNTPDRKAHPKRSELVSHSEQPASPQRGSETLRAERKERSQSPRKTDRVQSGAAEPKRGSLEDGSSQRREPRGSSPRKSSRKEQEAASAAAVSRQPSKGQEGSPRRPAGQQASPAQLPSEVRDRRRKEEDPATARTQERETGDSMPRGTNGERRKDKGAEREAGPDRSQSQTHRERAGPDADGSTLNRKAGREKERERERGREVKEGKPRAAVEESKRDTRISSSSSQEPPYDGGTTSKKAPITPGPWKVPSSAKMQSQGDLTREGN, from the exons GTACCACCAGACAgcccagggagggggaggttccTGGAGTGGACTACAACTTCATCACTGTGGAGGAGTTCCGTGTCCTGGAGGAGAGTGGCATTCTGCTGGAGAGTGGCACCTATGACg GTAACTACTATGGAACCCCCAAGCCCCCGGCGGAGCCCAGCCCTGTGCAGCCAGATCTGGTGGACCAGGTTCTGTTCGACGACGAGTTTGACACGGAGGTTCAGCGTAAACGCACCACGTCCGTCAGTAAGATGGACCGGACGGACAGCGCTGCCGCTcccgaggaagaggaagacgaggagcGGCCCTCCCTGGTCAACGGCCTCACTG AACTCAAGGACAAGGCGGAGTGGAGGAAGGCAGTCCCCAGCTACAACCAGTCCAGCAGTGCCATGGACTTCCGCTCCTGGAACAGCCTGCCCAGGGATGAGGGCCAGGAGCCCCTGCCCAAGAGCTGGGAGATGGCCTACACAGAGACGGGCATGGTCTACTTCATAGA TCACAACACCAAGACCACCACCTGGCTTGATCCCCGCCTGGCCAAGAAGGCCAAGCCCCCAGAGAAGTGTGAGGACGGAG AGCTGCCCTACGGCTGGGAGAAGATCGAGGACCCACAGTACGGAACCTACTATGTGGA CCACATCAACCAGAAGACCCAGTTTGAGAACCCAGTCCTGGAGGCCAAGAGGAAGATGAGCCAAGACACTACCACCCCAGGCCAGCAGgggacccccaccccctcag AGGAGTCAGGAGGGGGGGTGCGCGGCTTCACCAGGGACCCGGCCCAGCTGCAGGGCTCAATGCTGAGGGCGGCCCTGAGGAAGAGCCCCCAGGGGTTTGGCTTCACCATCATCGGAGGAGACCGCCCGGACGAGTTCCTGCAGGTGAAGAACGTCCTGCGGGACGGCCCGGCCGCACACGACAACAAGATGGCTTCCG GTGACGTGATTGTGGACATCAACGGCATGTGTGTGCTGGGAAAGACCCATGCAGACGTGGTGCAGATGTTCCAGTCCATCCCCATCAACCAGTATGTGGACATGGTCCTGTGCCGGGGCTACCCCCTACCGGAGGACACCAGCGGGAGCGAGGAAGGACAAGGGGAGGCCATCAGCCCGCCTCTGgagccctccccctccgcctccaCCCCCCACGACCTCCACTACACCAGCCCAGATGGCACCCTGCCCAGACAGACCGCCACAGTCCCACCCATGACCAACGGGGGGCGCCagcaccaacaccagcagcCGGAGGGCCCGGACCCCACCCTGCTGCAGCCAGAGCTGGTGGGCGTGCCCCTGGTCAAGGGTCCAGGAGGATTTGGCTTTGCCATCGCCGACTGCCCCCTGGGCCAGAAGGTCAAGATGATCCTGGACGCCCAGTGGTGCCGGGGCCTGCTGAAGGGAGACGTCATCAAGGAGATCAACCGTCAGAACGTGCAGACGTTGAGCCACGCCCAGGTGGTGGACATCCTGAAGGACCTGCCGGTGGGCAGCGAGGTCAACGTGCTGGTGCTGCGAGGAG GTCAGACATCTCCTGTGAAGTCTCTAAAACCT tGCACGGCTCCCATGTCCCattcccagccccagccccagcctcagcccagaCAGGAGTTGACCACCAGTACAGAGACCCTGAGCCCCTCagagccccagcccctgcctttCCCTTCCAGCACCCTGCGCTCCGTCTCCCCCAAGCCAGACCCCTCGGAGCTCTACCTCAAGTCCAAAGCCATGCTGGACAGCAAGC CCCCCAACACCAAAGACCTGGATGTGTTCATCAAGAGGAACCAGGAGTCTGGATTTGGCTTCCGTGTTCTCGGAGGAGAAGGTCCTGATCAGCCT GTGTACATTGGCGCCATCGTGCCTCTGGGCGCAGCGGAGAAGGACGGCCGCTTGCGTGCGGGCGACGAGCTGCTGTGCATCGATGGCGTGCCTGTGAAGGGCAAGTCCCACAAGCAGGTCCTGGAGCTGATGACCAACGCCGCCCGCAACGGCCAGGTCATGCTCACAGTCCGCAGGAAGCTCACACACCCTG aggggggtggagaggaggagggcgccCAACCCCAGAAGGCAGCGCCAACCCTGGTCAACAGCTCTCCCAAGATTCCCCGCCTCGAGGGCTCCAGCGCCCCCCAGCAGGAGTGCTACGATGTCACCCTGCAGCGCAAGGACAACGAGGGCTTCGGCTTTGTCATCCTCACCTCCAAAAACAAGCCCCCGCCTGGAG TCATTCCTCATAAGATTGGCCGCATCATCGAGGGCAGCCCCACCGAGCGCAGCGGCCGGCTGAACGTGGGCGACCGCATCTCCGCCGTCAACGGGCGCTCCATCATGGAGCTGTCCCACAACGACATAGTCCAGCTCATCAAGGAGGCCGGCAACACCGTCACCCTCACCGTGGTCCCCGAGGACG agaACAGTGGGCCTCCATCTGGAACGAGCTCAGCCAAACAGAGCCCctccacacagcacagagctgtGGGCCAGCAGCCTGCCAACCACTCTGACAg GAACGGCAACtctgaggagaagaagaacGGGGTTGGCTGGCCTGAGTACAGGTCCCTCCCACACGGAGAGATGGGAACACTGATAACCTCAGGCCCCAAGCAG GGCTGTTTCGTGGTGGAGCTGGAGCGTGGGTCTCGAGGCTTCGGCTTCAGCCTGCGGGGAGGGAAGGAGTACAACATGGGCCTGTTCATCCTCCGCCTGGCCGAGGAGGGCCCCGCCTTCAAGGACGGCAGAATCCAG GTGGGAGACCAGATCGTGGAGATCAACAGCGAGCCCACCCagggcatcacacacacacgggccatCGAACTCATCCAAGCTGGCGGCACCAAAGTGCTGCTGCTCCTCAAACCGGGCCAGGGCTTAGTCCCCGACCACA GTATGAAGGAGAAAGCTAACATTTCACCCTCAAGCGTTCCAAGACTGCCTGCCTTGGACGAGcagtcctccccagcctctccctcctctgtgtccttctccacctcccagccgtccccctcctccaccaataCAACCGCCCCCGAGGACCCCGCTAACCTGGACACAGCTGCAGCCTCCAGAGAGCCCCCCAGGGAGTACGCTGGCCAGCCCATCAGGCCTGCAGGCCAGCAACCCCACAGCCACCACAAGAGACCCACCAGCCCCAACACCCCAGACAGAAAAGCCCACCCCAAGAGGAGTGAGTTGGTGTCCCACAGcgagcagccagccagcccccagAGAGGCTCAGAGACCCTTagagcagagagaaaggagcGCTCCCAGAGCCCAAGGAAGACTGACAGGGTCCAGTCTGGGGCTGCTGAGCCTAAGAGGGGCTCCCTGGAGGATGGAAGCAGCCAGAGGAGAGAGCCTCGGGGCTCCAGTCCCAGAAAGAGCTCCAGGAAGGAGCAGGAGGCagcctctgctgctgctgtgtccaGACAGCCCTCCAAGGGCCAGGAGGGGTCCCCCAGGCGCCCTGCGGGCCAGCAGGCCAGCCCTGCTCAGCTCCCCTcggaggtcagagacaggaggcGCAAGGAGGAGGACCCCGCAACTGCACGcacgcaggagagagagacaggcgacAGCATGCCCAGAGGAACCAATGGGGAACGCAGGAAGGACAAGGGGGCTGAACGAGAGGCGGGGCCGGACAGATCCCAGTCTCAGACCCACAGGGAGAGGGCGGGGCCTGACGCAGATGGAAGCACCCTCAACCGGAAGGCTGGAAGGGAGaaggagcgagaaagagagagagggagggaagtaaAGGAGGGTAAACCCAGGGCGGCAGTGGAGGAGAGTAAGAGGGACACCAGGATCTCTAGCAGTAGCAGCCAGGAGCCCCCCTACGATGGAGGAACCACGAGCAAGAAGGCTCCCATCACCCCTGGGCCCTGGAAGGTCCCCAGCTCAGCCAAGATGCAGTCCCAAGGAGACTTGACGAGGGAGGGGAACTGA
- the magi3a gene encoding membrane-associated guanylate kinase, WW and PDZ domain-containing protein 3a isoform X1: protein MSKTLKKKKHWSGKVQECDVSWGNAGEFGTVVEVGGGAELGEFPYLGQVIADAMVCHAGRFPCTGDVLLEVNGTPVSGLTNRDTLAVIRHFREPIRLKTVKPGKVLNTDLRHYLSLQFQKGSLDHKLQQVIRDNLYLRTIPCTTRQPREGEVPGVDYNFITVEEFRVLEESGILLESGTYDGNYYGTPKPPAEPSPVQPDLVDQVLFDDEFDTEVQRKRTTSVSKMDRTDSAAAPEEEEDEERPSLVNGLTELKDKAEWRKAVPSYNQSSSAMDFRSWNSLPRDEGQEPLPKSWEMAYTETGMVYFIDHNTKTTTWLDPRLAKKAKPPEKCEDGELPYGWEKIEDPQYGTYYVDHINQKTQFENPVLEAKRKMSQDTTTPGQQGTPTPSEESGGGVRGFTRDPAQLQGSMLRAALRKSPQGFGFTIIGGDRPDEFLQVKNVLRDGPAAHDNKMASGDVIVDINGMCVLGKTHADVVQMFQSIPINQYVDMVLCRGYPLPEDTSGSEEGQGEAISPPLEPSPSASTPHDLHYTSPDGTLPRQTATVPPMTNGGRQHQHQQPEGPDPTLLQPELVGVPLVKGPGGFGFAIADCPLGQKVKMILDAQWCRGLLKGDVIKEINRQNVQTLSHAQVVDILKDLPVGSEVNVLVLRGGQTSPVKSLKPCTAPMSHSQPQPQPQPRQELTTSTETLSPSEPQPLPFPSSTLRSVSPKPDPSELYLKSKAMLDSKPPNTKDLDVFIKRNQESGFGFRVLGGEGPDQPVYIGAIVPLGAAEKDGRLRAGDELLCIDGVPVKGKSHKQVLELMTNAARNGQVMLTVRRKLTHPGGSSDCSHEGGGEEEGAQPQKAAPTLVNSSPKIPRLEGSSAPQQECYDVTLQRKDNEGFGFVILTSKNKPPPGVIPHKIGRIIEGSPTERSGRLNVGDRISAVNGRSIMELSHNDIVQLIKEAGNTVTLTVVPEDENSGPPSGTSSAKQSPSTQHRAVGQQPANHSDRNGNSEEKKNGVGWPEYRSLPHGEMGTLITSGPKQGCFVVELERGSRGFGFSLRGGKEYNMGLFILRLAEEGPAFKDGRIQVGDQIVEINSEPTQGITHTRAIELIQAGGTKVLLLLKPGQGLVPDHSMKEKANISPSSVPRLPALDEQSSPASPSSVSFSTSQPSPSSTNTTAPEDPANLDTAAASREPPREYAGQPIRPAGQQPHSHHKRPTSPNTPDRKAHPKRSELVSHSEQPASPQRGSETLRAERKERSQSPRKTDRVQSGAAEPKRGSLEDGSSQRREPRGSSPRKSSRKEQEAASAAAVSRQPSKGQEGSPRRPAGQQASPAQLPSEVRDRRRKEEDPATARTQERETGDSMPRGTNGERRKDKGAEREAGPDRSQSQTHRERAGPDADGSTLNRKAGREKERERERGREVKEGKPRAAVEESKRDTRISSSSSQEPPYDGGTTSKKAPITPGPWKVPSSAKMQSQGDLTREGN from the exons GTACCACCAGACAgcccagggagggggaggttccTGGAGTGGACTACAACTTCATCACTGTGGAGGAGTTCCGTGTCCTGGAGGAGAGTGGCATTCTGCTGGAGAGTGGCACCTATGACg GTAACTACTATGGAACCCCCAAGCCCCCGGCGGAGCCCAGCCCTGTGCAGCCAGATCTGGTGGACCAGGTTCTGTTCGACGACGAGTTTGACACGGAGGTTCAGCGTAAACGCACCACGTCCGTCAGTAAGATGGACCGGACGGACAGCGCTGCCGCTcccgaggaagaggaagacgaggagcGGCCCTCCCTGGTCAACGGCCTCACTG AACTCAAGGACAAGGCGGAGTGGAGGAAGGCAGTCCCCAGCTACAACCAGTCCAGCAGTGCCATGGACTTCCGCTCCTGGAACAGCCTGCCCAGGGATGAGGGCCAGGAGCCCCTGCCCAAGAGCTGGGAGATGGCCTACACAGAGACGGGCATGGTCTACTTCATAGA TCACAACACCAAGACCACCACCTGGCTTGATCCCCGCCTGGCCAAGAAGGCCAAGCCCCCAGAGAAGTGTGAGGACGGAG AGCTGCCCTACGGCTGGGAGAAGATCGAGGACCCACAGTACGGAACCTACTATGTGGA CCACATCAACCAGAAGACCCAGTTTGAGAACCCAGTCCTGGAGGCCAAGAGGAAGATGAGCCAAGACACTACCACCCCAGGCCAGCAGgggacccccaccccctcag AGGAGTCAGGAGGGGGGGTGCGCGGCTTCACCAGGGACCCGGCCCAGCTGCAGGGCTCAATGCTGAGGGCGGCCCTGAGGAAGAGCCCCCAGGGGTTTGGCTTCACCATCATCGGAGGAGACCGCCCGGACGAGTTCCTGCAGGTGAAGAACGTCCTGCGGGACGGCCCGGCCGCACACGACAACAAGATGGCTTCCG GTGACGTGATTGTGGACATCAACGGCATGTGTGTGCTGGGAAAGACCCATGCAGACGTGGTGCAGATGTTCCAGTCCATCCCCATCAACCAGTATGTGGACATGGTCCTGTGCCGGGGCTACCCCCTACCGGAGGACACCAGCGGGAGCGAGGAAGGACAAGGGGAGGCCATCAGCCCGCCTCTGgagccctccccctccgcctccaCCCCCCACGACCTCCACTACACCAGCCCAGATGGCACCCTGCCCAGACAGACCGCCACAGTCCCACCCATGACCAACGGGGGGCGCCagcaccaacaccagcagcCGGAGGGCCCGGACCCCACCCTGCTGCAGCCAGAGCTGGTGGGCGTGCCCCTGGTCAAGGGTCCAGGAGGATTTGGCTTTGCCATCGCCGACTGCCCCCTGGGCCAGAAGGTCAAGATGATCCTGGACGCCCAGTGGTGCCGGGGCCTGCTGAAGGGAGACGTCATCAAGGAGATCAACCGTCAGAACGTGCAGACGTTGAGCCACGCCCAGGTGGTGGACATCCTGAAGGACCTGCCGGTGGGCAGCGAGGTCAACGTGCTGGTGCTGCGAGGAG GTCAGACATCTCCTGTGAAGTCTCTAAAACCT tGCACGGCTCCCATGTCCCattcccagccccagccccagcctcagcccagaCAGGAGTTGACCACCAGTACAGAGACCCTGAGCCCCTCagagccccagcccctgcctttCCCTTCCAGCACCCTGCGCTCCGTCTCCCCCAAGCCAGACCCCTCGGAGCTCTACCTCAAGTCCAAAGCCATGCTGGACAGCAAGC CCCCCAACACCAAAGACCTGGATGTGTTCATCAAGAGGAACCAGGAGTCTGGATTTGGCTTCCGTGTTCTCGGAGGAGAAGGTCCTGATCAGCCT GTGTACATTGGCGCCATCGTGCCTCTGGGCGCAGCGGAGAAGGACGGCCGCTTGCGTGCGGGCGACGAGCTGCTGTGCATCGATGGCGTGCCTGTGAAGGGCAAGTCCCACAAGCAGGTCCTGGAGCTGATGACCAACGCCGCCCGCAACGGCCAGGTCATGCTCACAGTCCGCAGGAAGCTCACACACCCTGGTGGGTCCTCTGACTGttctcacg aggggggtggagaggaggagggcgccCAACCCCAGAAGGCAGCGCCAACCCTGGTCAACAGCTCTCCCAAGATTCCCCGCCTCGAGGGCTCCAGCGCCCCCCAGCAGGAGTGCTACGATGTCACCCTGCAGCGCAAGGACAACGAGGGCTTCGGCTTTGTCATCCTCACCTCCAAAAACAAGCCCCCGCCTGGAG TCATTCCTCATAAGATTGGCCGCATCATCGAGGGCAGCCCCACCGAGCGCAGCGGCCGGCTGAACGTGGGCGACCGCATCTCCGCCGTCAACGGGCGCTCCATCATGGAGCTGTCCCACAACGACATAGTCCAGCTCATCAAGGAGGCCGGCAACACCGTCACCCTCACCGTGGTCCCCGAGGACG agaACAGTGGGCCTCCATCTGGAACGAGCTCAGCCAAACAGAGCCCctccacacagcacagagctgtGGGCCAGCAGCCTGCCAACCACTCTGACAg GAACGGCAACtctgaggagaagaagaacGGGGTTGGCTGGCCTGAGTACAGGTCCCTCCCACACGGAGAGATGGGAACACTGATAACCTCAGGCCCCAAGCAG GGCTGTTTCGTGGTGGAGCTGGAGCGTGGGTCTCGAGGCTTCGGCTTCAGCCTGCGGGGAGGGAAGGAGTACAACATGGGCCTGTTCATCCTCCGCCTGGCCGAGGAGGGCCCCGCCTTCAAGGACGGCAGAATCCAG GTGGGAGACCAGATCGTGGAGATCAACAGCGAGCCCACCCagggcatcacacacacacgggccatCGAACTCATCCAAGCTGGCGGCACCAAAGTGCTGCTGCTCCTCAAACCGGGCCAGGGCTTAGTCCCCGACCACA GTATGAAGGAGAAAGCTAACATTTCACCCTCAAGCGTTCCAAGACTGCCTGCCTTGGACGAGcagtcctccccagcctctccctcctctgtgtccttctccacctcccagccgtccccctcctccaccaataCAACCGCCCCCGAGGACCCCGCTAACCTGGACACAGCTGCAGCCTCCAGAGAGCCCCCCAGGGAGTACGCTGGCCAGCCCATCAGGCCTGCAGGCCAGCAACCCCACAGCCACCACAAGAGACCCACCAGCCCCAACACCCCAGACAGAAAAGCCCACCCCAAGAGGAGTGAGTTGGTGTCCCACAGcgagcagccagccagcccccagAGAGGCTCAGAGACCCTTagagcagagagaaaggagcGCTCCCAGAGCCCAAGGAAGACTGACAGGGTCCAGTCTGGGGCTGCTGAGCCTAAGAGGGGCTCCCTGGAGGATGGAAGCAGCCAGAGGAGAGAGCCTCGGGGCTCCAGTCCCAGAAAGAGCTCCAGGAAGGAGCAGGAGGCagcctctgctgctgctgtgtccaGACAGCCCTCCAAGGGCCAGGAGGGGTCCCCCAGGCGCCCTGCGGGCCAGCAGGCCAGCCCTGCTCAGCTCCCCTcggaggtcagagacaggaggcGCAAGGAGGAGGACCCCGCAACTGCACGcacgcaggagagagagacaggcgacAGCATGCCCAGAGGAACCAATGGGGAACGCAGGAAGGACAAGGGGGCTGAACGAGAGGCGGGGCCGGACAGATCCCAGTCTCAGACCCACAGGGAGAGGGCGGGGCCTGACGCAGATGGAAGCACCCTCAACCGGAAGGCTGGAAGGGAGaaggagcgagaaagagagagagggagggaagtaaAGGAGGGTAAACCCAGGGCGGCAGTGGAGGAGAGTAAGAGGGACACCAGGATCTCTAGCAGTAGCAGCCAGGAGCCCCCCTACGATGGAGGAACCACGAGCAAGAAGGCTCCCATCACCCCTGGGCCCTGGAAGGTCCCCAGCTCAGCCAAGATGCAGTCCCAAGGAGACTTGACGAGGGAGGGGAACTGA